In the genome of Odocoileus virginianus isolate 20LAN1187 ecotype Illinois chromosome 17, Ovbor_1.2, whole genome shotgun sequence, the window AAGCTTGAAGGTTTAGGATGCAGGTTGGTGAGAGAGGAGATGTCACATTCAGAACACCAGATTTTGGAACCAAGGTTCCTGACTGAGGAAGCACCTGCCTTGACAGCTGGGCCCATCACTGCCCACTACCACCCTCCTTACTGCCCCACTGCTAGGAGCTGGGACAGCGGGTGCACTCTAGGAAAGGAGCCTACAGAAAGTGGCTCCACCAAACTCGGGCTGTCCTTATCTCTATACTGATTGTCTGGCCACCCTCTTAGAGATTCCTGATCAGGGGTTGGTGACCTCCGCAGGACTTTAGGACCTGGGAGAGCCCTTTGGGAGACCCGGGTGTGCTGGAGGCCAGCTCTGTAGCTCTGGCCGAGGTAGACGGCAGGGTGGATGGGTGTGACACAGAGGCCAAGGAAGGGCAGTTCAGATCTCCCGGTCCGGCCAACCCCCGCCGCGTGGGCTCCCAGCGATCCTTCCCGAAGCCCGCCGCCAGCCCGCCCCCTCGCCCGCGCCCGTTGGATTGGACCGgcgcggcgggcggggcggggccgggccggcgCGGCCCGGTTTGGGGCGGTGCGAGCAGCTACTGTGGGCCGACGCCGTGCGGCCCCGCCCCAGCATCCCGCGCCTACCGGACTGCGCCCGGCGGAGCTGCCGGGAGAGCGTCATGGCCGCTTCGGAGCAGCCCCAGGTCGGGGAGCTGCTGGCCAAGGCCCGGAGAGCCTTCCTGGAGGAGTTCGGGGCCGAGCCCGAGCTAGCCGTGTCGGCCCCGGGCCGCGTCAACCTCATCGGGGAACACACGGACTACAACCGGGGCCTGGTGCTGCCCATGGTGAGGGGCTGGGCGGGAGGCGCCCGCGCCCCGCGTGCACCGTCGCGCGGGCCGCTCCGAAGTTTCACTCTCGCCGCGTGTGGGGCCCGAGCACGTAGAGAGGCCCTCGGACGGGGCATTTCCCACGTCGGCAGGCAGGAAGGCGGGAATCCTCGAGGAAGTCGGCTGTGGACCGCTGATCCTCGCCATCTCCCTGGGAGCCTCCTCGCGGTGTGAGGGAATGCGGAAGCGGGGGCGCAGGGGTAGATGCAGGCGAAGTAAAGCCCTAAGCTTCCTGGTCCAGCCCGTTCAATTCTcagaggaggctcagagagggctaCTGATCTGCGCAAGGTCACACAGCGGCGATTGGACTGCCTTAGCCTGGGGCCGTGTCCATTCTCTGTGCAGCCTGGCAGGTTGAGTGAGTACAGTGCCTCTGAGGTTGCCTCCAAATGGGGAAGCGCCAAAAGGAgctcttctgttgttttccctgTTGAACTCTCTCTCCCCCTTGCGTCACAGCCAGGAGCCCACGCTTAGGGCAGAGTTCAGGTCTGCACTCCGAAAGCACTGACCCTTCCCCTGGGGCAGGACTCAAGCCCCCCAAGGCCTGATGAGCCATCAGACTCTTCCCCGGGACACTCCCCGTTCCCTTCACCTGGAGCCTGGAGGTCAGCTCCCTGTCTGCCCCAGGGCCCCTGATACTGGGAGTTTTGCATACTTGTGTTTCTCCTGCCAGGCTCTGGAGCTTGTGACGGTGCTGGCGGGCAGCCCCCGCGAGGACGGGCTTGTCTCCCTCCTCACTACCTCTGAGGACGCTGACGAACCCCGGCGGCTGCAGTTTCCCCTGCCCACAAGCCAGCGGCCCCTGGAACCTGGGGCCCCGCACTGGGCCAACTACGTCAAGGGAGTGATTCAGCACTACCCAGGTGTGGGACCCGGGGCTGGGCCAGATTCCTTCCTGGGCCACAAAGCCTGTTAGCTCATCTGATCCACTGTGGGGTAGGCGTGCAGAGTGGAGATTCCCCATTGGGCAGGGGAGGAGACTGATGCCCCCAGGGGTTCCAGAACTAGCCCTGGGTTGCCCGTCCAACGATTggaggagccaggattcaaaccccaaTGTGCTGGTCTCTAGAGCCCTGACTCTGGAGAACTGGGAGACTGTGTCTCAGGACCCTcagggtgggagggtggagggcAGCGGACCCCTTGATCCAGCAGTTGGTGACCTCTCACAGTTGAGACACATTCCCCCAGCAGCAGCTGCCAGGCAGTTGCCTCCCTTTGCATCAGAACGCCGCATACCCTTCTTGTGTTCATCCTCCGCGGTGGCCTGTCTTAACTGTCATCCACTCTTTCCCCTGCAGCTGCCCCCCTCCCTGGCTTCAGCGCAGTGGTGGTCAGCTCCGTGCCCCTGGGGGGTGGGCTGTCCAGCTCGGCGTCCCTGGAAGTGGCCACGTATACCTTCCTACAGCAGCTCTGCCCAGGtacctcccagcccccacccagccctgtTTCCCCCGAGGTCCTGTGATCAGAGCTTCCTACCCCAACCGTGGCCTTGGCAGGGTGAGGGGGGATCTCCCTGGAACGTCACTGGAGCTACTGCTGCTCCCACCTGCCGACCCCTCATGCCCCCTCCTGGGCCCCACCTCGCCCTGTGCTGCAGACTCGGGGACAATAGCTGCCCGGGCCCAGGTGTGTCAGCGAGCCGAGCACACCTTCGCAGGGGTGCCCTGTGGCATCATGGACCAGTTCATCGCACTGCTGGGGCAGAGAGACCATGCGCTGCTCATT includes:
- the GALK1 gene encoding galactokinase, yielding MAASEQPQVGELLAKARRAFLEEFGAEPELAVSAPGRVNLIGEHTDYNRGLVLPMALELVTVLAGSPREDGLVSLLTTSEDADEPRRLQFPLPTSQRPLEPGAPHWANYVKGVIQHYPAAPLPGFSAVVVSSVPLGGGLSSSASLEVATYTFLQQLCPDSGTIAARAQVCQRAEHTFAGVPCGIMDQFIALLGQRDHALLIDCRSLETSLVPLSDPKLAVLITNSNVRHSLGSSEYPLRRRQCEEVARALGKESLRDVQLEELEAGRDLMSMEAFRRARHVVGEIQRTAQAAAALRRGDYRAFGRLMVESHHSLRDDYEVSCPELDQLVEAALSAPGVYGSRMTGGGFGGCTVTLLEASAAPRVMQHIQEQYRGTATFYLSQAADGAKVLRL